The Paramisgurnus dabryanus chromosome 6, PD_genome_1.1, whole genome shotgun sequence genome has a window encoding:
- the LOC135767147 gene encoding uncharacterized protein isoform X2: MYLKLTETMFFKKHITIQEGRAIPELQRCTTCCKDFHCPFCSSSLFHPTKLSKVKYHLESHFKRAVLHEGYTIHRCGLDCRPKWHYHCIHCNSMLIRRQDFMKHLSFCKGKHPDTSTTIPALATSAIPAPASSAIPAPATSAITAPATSAIPAPAISAIPAPATSAIPAPASSAIPAPPTSAITAPATSAIPSLATSAIPAPAISAIPAPATSAIPAPTTSAIQAPTTSAILASTTFTVPATPSKQIQRVSVKQVLRKNCPICQLSMNRTNLKRHIERKHTGKHKDITASSHLPSECIDPENGVYSVHKSFHGATTPLHVQNKVWGENQNVFCESAECQVNMELAWRSGLKAHQCVHLKSLTYCTSYVSSPVLSEETLNEMVNSRWFGEDKKKVCLDLQNLANANHLPLSVYSQIGIPQSKKYISVFEPTVSYYSRLGRVMVSYDTKKNSWHCPCARTKRSCQHKYIAKWHLFQTHRELFRKVRCTEEVEFPTSTEDGDSHDEVELGNIPYPPKDGQKFKALVEYILKFKKLPAVLPEHLRHPLLEKEYPRHLIPLEMMCQQCPGNVPLSDPILITNKAKILTNFRIVEDCSTYCKSCHQCGTHYRYQEWKDGLHNFNDRIVLDLSLCLTIRNMIQVHTAVSRVVEYLELTTGVKFPSANTVLHGYLHFEALTDHDYNYSCVNCGDHPPVVIMDLHKKGAFHLAVSDLAQPPKDFNGEVDIELFWEALSMERISRGFVTSDLHNPLKVAPSFHFWAPWIGRSTCKSNRVLNTEFEKVRPPKPAEVCELTVSEDRLTEELYKQKVQVVRKLCRECGLDSSGSRNDLLLRLSNELKSRHTYDKVFQKIWAASGGWAVIMCPCGIVYSIKCNIRAESPRDFTDMLLSWKYLPNVVIYDFARGLATHMNLREPERLPFSPFEGRLKAPTPENIALAKEGKLKVSLPWLKCKKVVPDCDGHPITGSAEHYALYDRFHEDNTKDARDALRKLGLVPQLAGVVNSQVAEQLFAKMKKNNYYLNMALPTTHLFLMRNIIHHYNCQKNKQRLGNIKKAFDTKIAMNIHSQAVLEAVPRTAALGTPPTAAFGTSPTMALGTPPTATFGTPPTATFGTPPTATFVTPPTATFGTPPTATFVTPPTATFVTPPTATFGTPPTATFGTPPTATFGTPPTATFVTPPTATFVTPPTATFGTPPTATFGTPPTATFGTPPTATFGTPPTATFGTPPTATFGTSPAAATDYSLTFKPYAKEWNSIQDKLLNYVLDTERPAAEIIVKEGPLCITREEFWSLGLLRDMDSHIGNACLKLIHEASQQHLLFFLIGKRHLYRGHVRCSYMEGYTRQHHCQLPKILLRKLILGAGLRRLGMILWACHARSVEMTVGFLCLCIHSAL; this comes from the exons ATGTATCTGAAATTAACTGAAACTATGTTTTTCAAGAAACACATAACAATTCAGGAAGGCAGAGCCATTCCTGAACTACAGAGATGCACTACATGCTGTAAAGATTTCCACTGCCCATTCTGCAGCTCTTCTTTGTTTCATCCAACTAAGTTGAGCAAAGTGAAATACCATTTAGAGAGCCATTTTAAACGTGCAGTTCTTCATGAAG GGTATACCATTCACAGATGTGGATTGGATTGCCGACCAAAGTGGCATTACCACTGCATCCACTGCAATTCGATGCTGATACGTAGACAGGACTTCATGAAGCATCTGTCTTTTTGCAAGGGTAAGCACCCTGACACAAGCACCACCATCCCAGCTCTAGCTACCTCCGCCATCCCAGCTCCAGCTTCCTCCGCCATCCCAGCACCAGCTACCTCCGCCATCACAGCTCCAGCTACCTCCGCCATCCCAGCCCCAGCTATCTCCGCCATCCCAGCTCCAGCTACCTCCGCCATCCCAGCTCCAGCTTCCTCCGCCATTCCAGCTCCACCTACCTCCGCCATCACAGCTCCAGCTACCTCCGCCATCCCATCCTTAGCTACCTCCGCCATCCCAGCCCCAGCTATCTCCGCCATCCCAGCCCCAGCTACCTCCGCCATCCCAGCTCCAACAACCTCTGCCATCCAAGCTCCAACAACTTCCGCCATCCTAGCTTCAACAACCTTCACTGTGCCAGCCACCCCAAGTAAACAAATACAAAGGGTCAGTGTGAAGCAAGTACTGCGTAAAAATTGTCCCATATGCCAGCTTAGCATGAACAGAACTAATTTAAAAAGGCACatagaaagaaaacacacaggaAAACATAAGGATATTACAGCAAGTTCACACCTTCCAAGTGAATGCATAGATCCAGAGAATGGAGTTTATTCTGTTCACAAATCTTTTCATGGGGCCACTACACCTCTGCATGTTCAAAATAAAGTCTGGGGGGaaaatcaaaatgttttctgtgaATCTGCTGAGTGCCAAGTGAACATGGAGCTGGCATGGAGAAGTGGTTTGAAAGCACATCAATGCGTACACCTTAAATCATTAACTTACTGCACATCCTATGTCTCTTCTCCTGTACTTAGTGAGGAAACACTTAATGAGATGGTGAATAGCCGGTGGTTTGGTGAGGATAAAAAGAAGGTCTGCCTTGATCTGCAAAACCTTGCGAATGCCAACCATTTACCTCTGTCTGTATACTCACAAATTGGAATCCCTCAGTCCAAAAAATACATATCTGTTTTTGAGCCAACTGTTTCATATTACAGTCGTTTAGGAAGAGTCATGGTGTCGTATGACACCAAAAAGAATTCATGGCACTGCCCTTGTGCAAGGACAAAACGATCATGCCAACACAAGTACATTGCAAAATGGCACTTGTTTCAGACTCACCGTGAACTGTTCAGAAAAGTCCGGTGCACCGAAGAGGTGGAATTCCCAACATCAACAGAGGATGGAGACAGTCATGATGAGGTTGAGCTGGGTAACATTCCATATCCGCCAAAAGATGGCCAAAAGTTCAAAGCCTTGGTTGAGTATATTTTGAAGTTCAAAAAATTACCTGCTGTTCTGCCAGAACATTTACGGCATCCATTATTGGAAAAAGAATACCCAAGGCACCTAATTCCACTGGAGATGATGTGCCAGCAGTGCCCTGGCAATGTGCCCCTGAGTGACCCAATCCTCATTACAAATAAGGCCAAAATCCTCACCAATTTCCGCATTGTTGAAG ACTGCTCTACCTACTGTAAATCTTGCCATCAATGCGGAACCCACTACCGTTACCAAGAGTGGAAAGATGGCCTACACAATTTTAATGACCGGATAGTCCTTGATCTGTCTTTATGCTTAACCATAAGGAACATGATACAG GTGCATACTGCAGTGAGCAGGGTGGTAGAATACTTAGAATTGACTACAGGGGTAAAGTTTCCCTCAGCTAATACAGTTCTTCATGGGTATCTTCATTTTGAAGCACTCACTGATCACGATTACAATTATTCCTGTGTAAATTGTGGTGATCATCCTCCAGTGGTCATCATGGATCTCCACAAAAAGGGAGCCTTCCATTTGGCAG TAAGTGACCTCGCACAACCTCCAAAGGACTTCAATGGAGAAGTTGATATTGAGCTTTTTTGGGAGGCACTTTCTATGGAAAGGATCAGTCGAGGATTTGTGACAA GTGACCTACACAATCCACTTAAAGTTGCACCATCTTTCCACTTCTGGGCACCGTGGATAGGCCGAAGCACATGCAAGTCAAACCGTGTTCTTAATACTGAGTTTGAAAAAGTGCGTCCGCCAAAACCAGCTGAGGTCTGCGAATTAACAGTTTCTGAAGACCGCCTAACAGAGGAGCTGTACAAGCAGAAG GTTCAAGTTGTTAGGAAATTATGCAGGGAGTGTGGGTTGGATTCCTCTGGATCGCGAAATGACCTTCTCTTGAGACTGTCGAATGAATTAAAGTCAAGGCACACTTATGACAAGGTCTTCCAAAAGATTTGGGCTGCTTCAG GTGGTTGGGCAGTGATTATGTGCCCTTGTGGCATTGTATACAGTATAAAGTGCAACATAAGAGCTGAAAGCCCACGTGACTTCACAGACATGCTGCTTTCTTGGAAATACTTGCCAAATGTTGTAATATACGACTTCGCACGTGGACTGGCGACGCACATGAATCTGAGAGAGCCAGAAAGGTTGCCGTTCAGCCCATTTGAAGGACGATTGAAGGCCCCAACTCCAGAAAACATAGCACTAGCCAAAGAGGGGAAACTAAAGGTCTCCCTTCCTTGGTTGAAGTGCAAGAAAGTGGTCCCAGACTGCGATGGCCATCCCATAACTGGGTCTGCAGAGCATTATGCTCTGTATGATCGCTTTCATGAGGATAATACTAAGGATGCTCGTGATGCCCTGCGGAAGCTTGGCCTGGTCCCGCAACTTGCAGGAGTAGTGAACAGCCAAGTTGCGGAACAACTGTttgcaaaaatgaaaaaaaataattactaCTTAAACATGGCTTTGCCTACAACTCATCTGTTTCTCATGAGGAATATCATTCACCACTACAACTGTCAGAAAAACAAACAACGATTGGGCAACATAAAAAAGGCTTTCGATACCAAGATAGCTATGAATATCCACAGCCAGGCAGTGTTGG AAGCCGTGCCCAGGACAGCAGCCCTCGGCACTCCCCCGACAGCCGCTTTTGGCACGTCTCCAACAATGGCCCTCGGCACGCCTCCGACAGCCACCTTCGGAACGCCTCCGACAGCCACCTTCGGCACGCCTCCGACAGCCACCTTCGTGACGCCTCCGACAGCCACCTTCGGGACGCCTCCGACAGCCACCTTCGTGACGCCTCCGACAGCCACCTTCGTGACGCCTCCGACAGCCACCTTCGGGACGCCTCCGACAGCCACCTTCGGAACACCTCCGACAGCCACCTTCGGCACGCCTCCGACAGCCACCTTCGTGACGCCTCCGACAGCCACCTTCGTGACGCCTCCGACAGCCACCTTCGGCACGCCTCCGACAGCCACCTTCGGCACGCCTCCGACAGCCACCTTCGGCACGCCTCCGACAGCCACCTTCGGCACGCCTCCGACAGCCACCTTCGGCACGCCTCCGACAGCCACCTTTGGCACATCCCCTGCAGCGGCCACTGACTACTCTTTGACATTTAAGCCCTATGCAAAAGAATGGAATTCTATCCAGGACAAACTG CTCAATTATGTGCTGGACACCGAACGGCCTGCAGCGGAAATTATTGTTAAAGAAGGGCCCTTATGTATCACGCGTGAAGAATTCTGGAGCCTGGGGTTGCTAAGAGACATGGATTCTCAT ATTGGGAATGCCTGCTTGAAATTGATTCATGAAGCATCTCAGCAACAT TTGCTGTTTTTTCTCATAGGGAAAAGACATTTATATAGAGGACATGTTCGTTGTTCCTACATGGAAGGATACACAAGACAACATCACTGCCAACTTCCCA
- the LOC135767147 gene encoding uncharacterized protein isoform X1, which translates to MYLKLTETMFFKKHITIQEGRAIPELQRCTTCCKDFHCPFCSSSLFHPTKLSKVKYHLESHFKRAVLHEGYTIHRCGLDCRPKWHYHCIHCNSMLIRRQDFMKHLSFCKGKHPDTSTTIPALATSAIPAPASSAIPAPATSAITAPATSAIPAPAISAIPAPATSAIPAPASSAIPAPPTSAITAPATSAIPSLATSAIPAPAISAIPAPATSAIPAPTTSAIQAPTTSAILASTTFTVPATPSKQIQRVSVKQVLRKNCPICQLSMNRTNLKRHIERKHTGKHKDITASSHLPSECIDPENGVYSVHKSFHGATTPLHVQNKVWGENQNVFCESAECQVNMELAWRSGLKAHQCVHLKSLTYCTSYVSSPVLSEETLNEMVNSRWFGEDKKKVCLDLQNLANANHLPLSVYSQIGIPQSKKYISVFEPTVSYYSRLGRVMVSYDTKKNSWHCPCARTKRSCQHKYIAKWHLFQTHRELFRKVRCTEEVEFPTSTEDGDSHDEVELGNIPYPPKDGQKFKALVEYILKFKKLPAVLPEHLRHPLLEKEYPRHLIPLEMMCQQCPGNVPLSDPILITNKAKILTNFRIVEDCSTYCKSCHQCGTHYRYQEWKDGLHNFNDRIVLDLSLCLTIRNMIQVHTAVSRVVEYLELTTGVKFPSANTVLHGYLHFEALTDHDYNYSCVNCGDHPPVVIMDLHKKGAFHLAVSDLAQPPKDFNGEVDIELFWEALSMERISRGFVTSDLHNPLKVAPSFHFWAPWIGRSTCKSNRVLNTEFEKVRPPKPAEVCELTVSEDRLTEELYKQKVQVVRKLCRECGLDSSGSRNDLLLRLSNELKSRHTYDKVFQKIWAASGGWAVIMCPCGIVYSIKCNIRAESPRDFTDMLLSWKYLPNVVIYDFARGLATHMNLREPERLPFSPFEGRLKAPTPENIALAKEGKLKVSLPWLKCKKVVPDCDGHPITGSAEHYALYDRFHEDNTKDARDALRKLGLVPQLAGVVNSQVAEQLFAKMKKNNYYLNMALPTTHLFLMRNIIHHYNCQKNKQRLGNIKKAFDTKIAMNIHSQAVLAEAVPRTAALGTPPTAAFGTSPTMALGTPPTATFGTPPTATFGTPPTATFVTPPTATFGTPPTATFVTPPTATFVTPPTATFGTPPTATFGTPPTATFGTPPTATFVTPPTATFVTPPTATFGTPPTATFGTPPTATFGTPPTATFGTPPTATFGTPPTATFGTSPAAATDYSLTFKPYAKEWNSIQDKLLNYVLDTERPAAEIIVKEGPLCITREEFWSLGLLRDMDSHIGNACLKLIHEASQQHLLFFLIGKRHLYRGHVRCSYMEGYTRQHHCQLPKILLRKLILGAGLRRLGMILWACHARSVEMTVGFLCLCIHSAL; encoded by the exons ATGTATCTGAAATTAACTGAAACTATGTTTTTCAAGAAACACATAACAATTCAGGAAGGCAGAGCCATTCCTGAACTACAGAGATGCACTACATGCTGTAAAGATTTCCACTGCCCATTCTGCAGCTCTTCTTTGTTTCATCCAACTAAGTTGAGCAAAGTGAAATACCATTTAGAGAGCCATTTTAAACGTGCAGTTCTTCATGAAG GGTATACCATTCACAGATGTGGATTGGATTGCCGACCAAAGTGGCATTACCACTGCATCCACTGCAATTCGATGCTGATACGTAGACAGGACTTCATGAAGCATCTGTCTTTTTGCAAGGGTAAGCACCCTGACACAAGCACCACCATCCCAGCTCTAGCTACCTCCGCCATCCCAGCTCCAGCTTCCTCCGCCATCCCAGCACCAGCTACCTCCGCCATCACAGCTCCAGCTACCTCCGCCATCCCAGCCCCAGCTATCTCCGCCATCCCAGCTCCAGCTACCTCCGCCATCCCAGCTCCAGCTTCCTCCGCCATTCCAGCTCCACCTACCTCCGCCATCACAGCTCCAGCTACCTCCGCCATCCCATCCTTAGCTACCTCCGCCATCCCAGCCCCAGCTATCTCCGCCATCCCAGCCCCAGCTACCTCCGCCATCCCAGCTCCAACAACCTCTGCCATCCAAGCTCCAACAACTTCCGCCATCCTAGCTTCAACAACCTTCACTGTGCCAGCCACCCCAAGTAAACAAATACAAAGGGTCAGTGTGAAGCAAGTACTGCGTAAAAATTGTCCCATATGCCAGCTTAGCATGAACAGAACTAATTTAAAAAGGCACatagaaagaaaacacacaggaAAACATAAGGATATTACAGCAAGTTCACACCTTCCAAGTGAATGCATAGATCCAGAGAATGGAGTTTATTCTGTTCACAAATCTTTTCATGGGGCCACTACACCTCTGCATGTTCAAAATAAAGTCTGGGGGGaaaatcaaaatgttttctgtgaATCTGCTGAGTGCCAAGTGAACATGGAGCTGGCATGGAGAAGTGGTTTGAAAGCACATCAATGCGTACACCTTAAATCATTAACTTACTGCACATCCTATGTCTCTTCTCCTGTACTTAGTGAGGAAACACTTAATGAGATGGTGAATAGCCGGTGGTTTGGTGAGGATAAAAAGAAGGTCTGCCTTGATCTGCAAAACCTTGCGAATGCCAACCATTTACCTCTGTCTGTATACTCACAAATTGGAATCCCTCAGTCCAAAAAATACATATCTGTTTTTGAGCCAACTGTTTCATATTACAGTCGTTTAGGAAGAGTCATGGTGTCGTATGACACCAAAAAGAATTCATGGCACTGCCCTTGTGCAAGGACAAAACGATCATGCCAACACAAGTACATTGCAAAATGGCACTTGTTTCAGACTCACCGTGAACTGTTCAGAAAAGTCCGGTGCACCGAAGAGGTGGAATTCCCAACATCAACAGAGGATGGAGACAGTCATGATGAGGTTGAGCTGGGTAACATTCCATATCCGCCAAAAGATGGCCAAAAGTTCAAAGCCTTGGTTGAGTATATTTTGAAGTTCAAAAAATTACCTGCTGTTCTGCCAGAACATTTACGGCATCCATTATTGGAAAAAGAATACCCAAGGCACCTAATTCCACTGGAGATGATGTGCCAGCAGTGCCCTGGCAATGTGCCCCTGAGTGACCCAATCCTCATTACAAATAAGGCCAAAATCCTCACCAATTTCCGCATTGTTGAAG ACTGCTCTACCTACTGTAAATCTTGCCATCAATGCGGAACCCACTACCGTTACCAAGAGTGGAAAGATGGCCTACACAATTTTAATGACCGGATAGTCCTTGATCTGTCTTTATGCTTAACCATAAGGAACATGATACAG GTGCATACTGCAGTGAGCAGGGTGGTAGAATACTTAGAATTGACTACAGGGGTAAAGTTTCCCTCAGCTAATACAGTTCTTCATGGGTATCTTCATTTTGAAGCACTCACTGATCACGATTACAATTATTCCTGTGTAAATTGTGGTGATCATCCTCCAGTGGTCATCATGGATCTCCACAAAAAGGGAGCCTTCCATTTGGCAG TAAGTGACCTCGCACAACCTCCAAAGGACTTCAATGGAGAAGTTGATATTGAGCTTTTTTGGGAGGCACTTTCTATGGAAAGGATCAGTCGAGGATTTGTGACAA GTGACCTACACAATCCACTTAAAGTTGCACCATCTTTCCACTTCTGGGCACCGTGGATAGGCCGAAGCACATGCAAGTCAAACCGTGTTCTTAATACTGAGTTTGAAAAAGTGCGTCCGCCAAAACCAGCTGAGGTCTGCGAATTAACAGTTTCTGAAGACCGCCTAACAGAGGAGCTGTACAAGCAGAAG GTTCAAGTTGTTAGGAAATTATGCAGGGAGTGTGGGTTGGATTCCTCTGGATCGCGAAATGACCTTCTCTTGAGACTGTCGAATGAATTAAAGTCAAGGCACACTTATGACAAGGTCTTCCAAAAGATTTGGGCTGCTTCAG GTGGTTGGGCAGTGATTATGTGCCCTTGTGGCATTGTATACAGTATAAAGTGCAACATAAGAGCTGAAAGCCCACGTGACTTCACAGACATGCTGCTTTCTTGGAAATACTTGCCAAATGTTGTAATATACGACTTCGCACGTGGACTGGCGACGCACATGAATCTGAGAGAGCCAGAAAGGTTGCCGTTCAGCCCATTTGAAGGACGATTGAAGGCCCCAACTCCAGAAAACATAGCACTAGCCAAAGAGGGGAAACTAAAGGTCTCCCTTCCTTGGTTGAAGTGCAAGAAAGTGGTCCCAGACTGCGATGGCCATCCCATAACTGGGTCTGCAGAGCATTATGCTCTGTATGATCGCTTTCATGAGGATAATACTAAGGATGCTCGTGATGCCCTGCGGAAGCTTGGCCTGGTCCCGCAACTTGCAGGAGTAGTGAACAGCCAAGTTGCGGAACAACTGTttgcaaaaatgaaaaaaaataattactaCTTAAACATGGCTTTGCCTACAACTCATCTGTTTCTCATGAGGAATATCATTCACCACTACAACTGTCAGAAAAACAAACAACGATTGGGCAACATAAAAAAGGCTTTCGATACCAAGATAGCTATGAATATCCACAGCCAGGCAGTGTTGG CAGAAGCCGTGCCCAGGACAGCAGCCCTCGGCACTCCCCCGACAGCCGCTTTTGGCACGTCTCCAACAATGGCCCTCGGCACGCCTCCGACAGCCACCTTCGGAACGCCTCCGACAGCCACCTTCGGCACGCCTCCGACAGCCACCTTCGTGACGCCTCCGACAGCCACCTTCGGGACGCCTCCGACAGCCACCTTCGTGACGCCTCCGACAGCCACCTTCGTGACGCCTCCGACAGCCACCTTCGGGACGCCTCCGACAGCCACCTTCGGAACACCTCCGACAGCCACCTTCGGCACGCCTCCGACAGCCACCTTCGTGACGCCTCCGACAGCCACCTTCGTGACGCCTCCGACAGCCACCTTCGGCACGCCTCCGACAGCCACCTTCGGCACGCCTCCGACAGCCACCTTCGGCACGCCTCCGACAGCCACCTTCGGCACGCCTCCGACAGCCACCTTCGGCACGCCTCCGACAGCCACCTTTGGCACATCCCCTGCAGCGGCCACTGACTACTCTTTGACATTTAAGCCCTATGCAAAAGAATGGAATTCTATCCAGGACAAACTG CTCAATTATGTGCTGGACACCGAACGGCCTGCAGCGGAAATTATTGTTAAAGAAGGGCCCTTATGTATCACGCGTGAAGAATTCTGGAGCCTGGGGTTGCTAAGAGACATGGATTCTCAT ATTGGGAATGCCTGCTTGAAATTGATTCATGAAGCATCTCAGCAACAT TTGCTGTTTTTTCTCATAGGGAAAAGACATTTATATAGAGGACATGTTCGTTGTTCCTACATGGAAGGATACACAAGACAACATCACTGCCAACTTCCCA